TTCCGGAGCCGTTACTCGCCGTCCCGATGACAGCCGCAGTCGTTCCTCGGTCTCTAAGCGCCTCGATAACGGATTCGGTTCCGTCGGGACGAACAGTGATGAGAAGTGTCCCGGAACTCGTTGCGTGCCACGGTTCTATGTCGAGATACGAACACACCTCCTGAACAGCGGGCTTCGTTGGTACTGCCGAACGGTCGATATCCAGTCTGACACCTGCGCTCTCGGCAATTTCTGTCAGCGCTCCCTGTAATCCGCACTCTGTTGCGTCGTGCATCGCTGTGATCGGGCCTGTCGTGGCTGCGGTGAGTGCATCGCGGACCGTTCCTGTTTCAGCGAGTCCGTCCGTCGCCATCGTTAGCGTTGCTTCGGGGAGATCCATCTGCTCACCAAACAGCGTCGTAAGCAAGCCAACGGCCTCTACTGCTGGCCCAGTTGTGACGATAACGTCATCTCCCGGTTGCGTCCCGTTCGGTCGAACGATATCGTCCGGATTACCGAGGGCAAAGACACTCGCGCCTCCGACCCACGGGTACTCACACCCCTCGTACCGTGCTGTGTGGCCTGTAACGACACTCACTCCGAGATCAGTCGCCTTCTCGTCGATGGCTTGCCAAACGGTTGCGAACTCCTCGTCGGTCATTTCTGGTGGCAGCGTAAAGGAAATCGAGAGATACTGGGGTGGGAGACCGCTTACGGCCACGTCAGCGAGGACGATGTCGAGGGCAAACGTGGCCGCCCGCTCGAAACCAAGCGCCGGAAGGATCGAAAGGGGGTCGGTTGCCACGACGAGTGCGCTGTCGTCCACTTCAACGACACCGAAATCGACACCCGCTGTCGGTCCGAGACGCACCTCATCACGGGACGCGCCGAGATGCGGGTAGATGTACTCATCGAAGAAATCGGCGTCAACCTTACCATAATCGGGCATAAATCGATTACTCGTTGGGATAGTAAATCGTGCGTGTTCGCGCTTGCGATGGTTTCTTGCGTCCGTTATACTTCATCGTCTGGCGCATGTTTTTCTGCCATTCGAGTCGCTTCTTCTGCGTATCGTTGGCGCGTGTCGTCACTCGTCGGTTCGAGGTCCTCGTCTGCGACTTCAATCGCTGCGGTCACAGTCGTTCGTGAAAGGAGGCTCGAAGAGAGCTCCTTCTGATAGTATCGCTCCCCGTCTGTCGTCGCGTAGATGAGTGTGATCAGGTTGCGCGTATCGTAGGTGCGCTCGACCATCCAGAGACGGACCTCGTTGTCCATACATCCCGTTCTGTTCGGTCCAAATTGTAAGCACCGACTGCGCTCTCTGATCCAGTTTGTGCAGTGACCGTATGTCCATCGATCGCGTCACCTTCAATCTCACTCGGACACTACGTTGTTTTGATGGATAGGGCGACAGTGCGCGAGCGGGTAAGTGACCTCCCCCGTGAGCCGGGCGTATACCAGTTTCTCGATACCGACGGCGTCGTTCTCTATGTGGGGAAAGCGGTGGCGCTACGCGATCGCGTCCGGTCGTACGCTGACCCGCGATCCGAACGCATCCGGCGGATGGTTGAGCGTGCTTCGGCCTTCGATTTCGCTGTAACGGACACTGAGACCCAAGCACTCCTCCTCGAAGCGAATCTCATCAAGCGTCATCAGCCGAAATACAACGTCCGGTTGAAAGACGACAAATCCTACCCGCTCGTCCAGTTGACCGATCACGAGTATCCGCGGATCGAAATCACGCGCGATCCCGACGAGGCTGCGACTGTCTACGGCCCATACACTGACAAATCAAGGGTCGAGACCGTCGTAAAGGCACTTCGGGAAAACTATGGTATCCGTGGCTGCTCAGACCACAAGTTCGCAAACCGCGATCGACCTTGTCTCGATTACGACATCGGTCTCTGTACTGCCCCTTGTACCGGGGAGGTCACCGATGAGAACTATCTCGATGACACGGCGTCTGTGAAACGATTTTTCGAGGGCGAGACGGGCGTTCTCTCCGATCCGCTCCAGCGCTCGATGGAAGCGGCGAGTCAGGCCCAGCAGTTCGAACGCGCAGCAAATCTCCGCGATCGACTGCAAGCGGTCGAAGCATTCCACGAGGGCGGTGGCGAAGCGGTCATTGCTCGCGACGAACGGACCGTCGACGTGCTCGGTGTCGCTATCGAGGGGACCGACGTGACCGTCGCTCGACTCCGCAGTGAGAATGGCAAACTAATCGATCGGGACCGATACTCGCTTTCAGGACCCGAGCCGGACCATGAGGGTGCTGGTACATCCGAATCGAGCGTCGCTGGCGTACTGAGCGCGTTCATTCCTCAGTACTACGCTGAACGTCGACTTCCAGACGCCCTCCTCCTCCCCGAACGACCATCAGACGGAAACGTCATTGAGTGGTTGGACGCCGAGGGGGTTGCTGTAAGTGTTCCAGGAACTGGACGTGAGTCAACGCTTGTCGATCTCGCGCTGAAGAACGCCCGACGCGGGCGTGTTCGTGGAATCGAACGGTCAGACGAAGCGGCGATGCTCGCCGATGCGCTCGGTCTCCGTTCGATTCAGCGCATCGAAGGCTTTGATGTGAGTCACGCCCACGGGACAGCGGTCGTCGGGAGCAACGTCACGTTCGTAGAGGGCGCTCCGGATAAATCCGCCTACCGCCGAAAGAAGCTCACTGAACGCAACGACGACTACGCGAATATGCGGGAACTCATTCACTGGCGAGCCGACCGTGCGGTGTCCGGACAGGACGATCGTCCGGATCCCGACCTCCTGTTAATTGATGGGGGCGACGGACAGCTCGATGCCGCACTGGATTCACTCTCTGAAACCGACTGGGACATCCCCTGTATCGCGCTTGCCAAAGCTAACGAAGTGGTCATCACAGCACAGCGAACGTTCGATTGGCCGAGTGATGCACCACACCTTCACCTCCTCCAACGCGTCCGTGACGAAGCACACCGCTTTGCCGTCCAGTACCACCAAACGCTCCGTGATGAGGTAACCACTGTGCTCGATGATGTCCCAGGCGTCGGATCCAAGACGCGGACGAATCTGCTCCGGCGGTTTGGGTCGATTGACAATATCCGTGCTGCCTCGATTACTGAACTCGAAAGCGTTCCTGGGGTTGGGAAGCAAACGGCGAAAACGATCGAACAGAGGCTGTAATTAACCCGCACGGACACAAAACCTATTACCCACTTATCTGAATACCGATATGCTTCCAAGAAGCCGCAGTCATCTTATAGTCTGTGGTAAATATCTTGGTAGTAACATGATACTATGATAGGAAAACGAATGACTGTCGGGCTGTTGGCCGCCCTCCTCGTTGTGTCTGCTGTCGGAGCTGGTGGATTTCCCGCCAGCGTGCTGGCTGCCGGTAGCTCGGACGACAACGACAGCCGGGTAACCGCGACCGCAATCGCTGTCAATGAGACGACCAACAGTACGTTAGACTCAGAGAATGATTCGGACTGGTATGCCGTCGATCTCGATGAAGGGCAGGGCTTCACCGCCGAGGTCGTGCACACGAACCGTGAGGATCCCTCCACAGCGGTGTCCTTCGACGTGTACGATCCGAGTGACAATCGAATCGGTGAAGCACCGTTCGACAGACCGATCAACGCGTACCGAACGAGTCCTGCAAGCAACATCGCGTACGGTGCAGATGTCGTCGAACAGGACGGAACACATTATATCCGTGTCGAAGGTGATGAGGGAGCGGACTATTCCCTCACCGTCGAGACGGACGAACTCGATCAGTACGATCCGAACGAGCAACCGGAATCGGCCACCCACATCGAATCGGGTGAGACCGTTGCCGGAACGCTGACTGGATACGATCGGGATCTCTATGCGCTCGATCTCGAACAAGGCGAGACGGTCAATGTTACGGGTAACACTTCGGCATATCTGTCACTCTGGGTCGCCAACTCTAGTGTCCCCAGTCCGATGCCCGAGGATTACTACTTCTCGGACAATTACACCGTAGCGTACACTGATTACATGCACGGACCGCTCTCGTTCACCGCACACCAGACTGGAACGTACTACTTCAAAGTCGTCACCAACGCGGAGGAGTCTACGCTCGGTACGTTCTTCGAGAGCAGTCCCTACGAAATGAGTGTCGACGTAGCTGGACAGAACAATTCCTCCCCACCGACGGACGATCCCGACGATGAGGAGCGAAACGAAACACCAAACGGTACTGACGACTCGAACGAGAACAAGAACGAAAACGACTCGACCGAACCGTCATCCGGTGTCGACGATCCTGAACGGACCGAAGAGAGTGACAGGACGGAATCGGATGAATCGAATCAGTCAGACGAAACAGATGAGGATTCCTCAGACAACACGGACGACACAGACGACAGTACGTCGGATGAGTCAGACGAAACAGATAAGGATTCCTCAGATAGCACAGACGACACAGAAGACGAGACATCGGATGAGTCGGATCAGTCGGATGATGCAGACGAGACGTCGGATCAGTCAGACGAAACAGATGAGGACTCCTCCGATCTCTCCGACTGCTAGGTGATGGAAAAGCAAATCCACACCTCAGCAATCGGCTATTTATTTTCTTCTGGACAGGCCTGACAACGTTTCAGGCAACTCAAAACATGGACAAACCTGCCTCGACGGTTCGGATCGATCGACAATCTCCGTGTTGCCTCGATTACCGAACCCGAAAGCGTTCCTGGGTCTGGAAGCAAACGACGAAAACGATCGCACAACGGCTGTAATCTACCTCCGCGGCCACAAAACCTATTAATCACTTATCGAAATACCGATATGCTTCCGAG
The nucleotide sequence above comes from Halocatena marina. Encoded proteins:
- a CDS encoding AIR synthase family protein, which codes for MPDYGKVDADFFDEYIYPHLGASRDEVRLGPTAGVDFGVVEVDDSALVVATDPLSILPALGFERAATFALDIVLADVAVSGLPPQYLSISFTLPPEMTDEEFATVWQAIDEKATDLGVSVVTGHTARYEGCEYPWVGGASVFALGNPDDIVRPNGTQPGDDVIVTTGPAVEAVGLLTTLFGEQMDLPEATLTMATDGLAETGTVRDALTAATTGPITAMHDATECGLQGALTEIAESAGVRLDIDRSAVPTKPAVQEVCSYLDIEPWHATSSGTLLITVRPDGTESVIEALRDRGTTAAVIGTASNGSGTYIDSERVRHPSVDPSWTVYAEYADQQTDN
- a CDS encoding excinuclease ABC subunit C is translated as MDRATVRERVSDLPREPGVYQFLDTDGVVLYVGKAVALRDRVRSYADPRSERIRRMVERASAFDFAVTDTETQALLLEANLIKRHQPKYNVRLKDDKSYPLVQLTDHEYPRIEITRDPDEAATVYGPYTDKSRVETVVKALRENYGIRGCSDHKFANRDRPCLDYDIGLCTAPCTGEVTDENYLDDTASVKRFFEGETGVLSDPLQRSMEAASQAQQFERAANLRDRLQAVEAFHEGGGEAVIARDERTVDVLGVAIEGTDVTVARLRSENGKLIDRDRYSLSGPEPDHEGAGTSESSVAGVLSAFIPQYYAERRLPDALLLPERPSDGNVIEWLDAEGVAVSVPGTGRESTLVDLALKNARRGRVRGIERSDEAAMLADALGLRSIQRIEGFDVSHAHGTAVVGSNVTFVEGAPDKSAYRRKKLTERNDDYANMRELIHWRADRAVSGQDDRPDPDLLLIDGGDGQLDAALDSLSETDWDIPCIALAKANEVVITAQRTFDWPSDAPHLHLLQRVRDEAHRFAVQYHQTLRDEVTTVLDDVPGVGSKTRTNLLRRFGSIDNIRAASITELESVPGVGKQTAKTIEQRL